A single genomic interval of Patescibacteria group bacterium harbors:
- the mnmA gene encoding tRNA 2-thiouridine(34) synthase MnmA: protein MKNKIIVGLSGGVDSAVAALLLKLSGYAVKGIFMRNWTETTPSCNWEWDYESAKMAAQHLAIPLELWDFEQEYRTQVFEPALASFSEGFTPNPDIVCNKLIKFGIFSDRARNEGAAWIATGHYARIKLRIGKIGSTLSLLSGRDTTKDQSYFLSTLTQPQLAQCLFPLGNLTKRTVRAIAQSAKLPNADRKDSYGICFIGEQPLKTFLRSRVQSKPGPIQTAEGETLGAHEGLAFYTIGQRKGTQIGGKGPFYVVAKDIAHNKLIVAHGPNHPSLFTQSLTLPEVHWIEGPPSFPFSCFIRHRHLQPLQAATITYDINSNIMIQFNQPQRAVTPGQFLAIYGQDKETCFGGGTIVEISQYE from the coding sequence ATGAAAAATAAAATAATAGTTGGGCTGTCCGGGGGGGTAGACTCTGCGGTTGCCGCATTACTCTTAAAATTATCAGGCTACGCGGTCAAGGGTATTTTTATGAGGAATTGGACTGAAACGACCCCTTCGTGCAATTGGGAATGGGATTATGAATCCGCAAAAATGGCCGCACAGCATCTCGCTATCCCGCTGGAACTCTGGGATTTTGAACAGGAATATCGTACGCAGGTATTCGAGCCTGCGCTCGCGTCCTTTTCTGAAGGCTTCACGCCCAATCCTGACATTGTCTGCAATAAACTAATTAAATTTGGAATATTTTCTGACCGCGCGCGTAATGAAGGCGCTGCCTGGATCGCCACGGGCCACTATGCCAGAATTAAACTGCGAATAGGAAAAATAGGTTCTACCCTGTCCCTGCTGTCCGGGAGAGATACCACTAAAGACCAAAGTTATTTCTTGAGCACGCTTACTCAACCGCAGCTTGCTCAATGCCTGTTTCCACTGGGTAATCTTACAAAACGCACAGTGCGCGCTATCGCGCAAAGCGCCAAACTGCCGAATGCCGATAGAAAAGACAGCTACGGAATCTGCTTTATTGGCGAACAGCCATTAAAAACTTTCCTGCGCTCACGCGTGCAAAGCAAACCCGGTCCTATCCAAACTGCGGAAGGGGAGACACTCGGCGCTCATGAGGGACTTGCCTTTTATACTATAGGGCAGCGGAAAGGCACCCAAATTGGCGGTAAAGGCCCGTTCTATGTGGTAGCGAAGGATATCGCACATAATAAGCTTATAGTCGCACACGGACCGAATCATCCCTCACTTTTTACCCAAAGCCTTACCTTGCCTGAAGTGCATTGGATTGAAGGCCCTCCATCATTTCCTTTCTCCTGTTTCATCCGGCATCGTCATCTCCAACCGCTGCAAGCGGCTACCATAACCTATGATATAAATAGCAATATTATGATACAATTCAATCAGCCTCAACGCGCCGTCACCCCCGGTCAATTTTTAGCCATATACGGCCAGGATAAAGAAACATGTTTCGGCGGAGGCACTATCGTAGAAATTTCGCAATATGAATAA
- a CDS encoding acylphosphatase produces the protein MNKVIITFYGRVQGVGLRVFIAQCAGEHNVTGTVQNKPDGTVQAELWGDKDQLAKYIEISARGSRFSRIENITTVWGVADHAPNNFRIL, from the coding sequence ATGAATAAAGTGATAATAACATTTTACGGACGCGTACAAGGGGTTGGTCTTCGCGTGTTTATCGCACAATGCGCTGGCGAACATAATGTCACAGGCACTGTGCAGAATAAGCCTGACGGGACAGTGCAAGCGGAACTCTGGGGCGATAAAGATCAATTAGCAAAATATATTGAAATATCTGCGCGCGGTTCACGCTTCTCCCGCATTGAAAATATCACGACCGTCTGGGGTGTAGCTGATCACGCACCTAATAATTTTAGAATCCTATGA